A stretch of Noviherbaspirillum cavernae DNA encodes these proteins:
- a CDS encoding AraC family transcriptional regulator: MDALSEVFAAVRFSGGVFLDAEFTAPWCVVSQVGPEEFRDQGKMPAHLIAYHYIVAGHLFIRVADAPALEVRAGEIVLLPRNDGHVLGSAPGLRPVVIDDQVQAPTDRAPASLRYGGGGEPTHIVCGYLGCDIPHNPLLSTLPEVLKIGVRDGTGGEWVESSVRHAVEEFAHSGIGSSAVLGKLAELLFVDGVRRYLATLPEGQTGWLAGLRDRMVGRALVLLHTRFAHPWTTEKLAHEVGLSRSAFADRFTSLIGVPPMRYLTNWRLQLAAIRLRESAASTAQLASDVGYESEAAFNRAFKRAFGTTPAAWRKHA; encoded by the coding sequence ATGGACGCCCTTTCCGAAGTGTTTGCCGCCGTGCGTTTCTCGGGCGGTGTCTTTCTGGATGCCGAATTCACGGCGCCATGGTGCGTGGTGTCGCAGGTCGGGCCGGAAGAATTCCGCGATCAGGGCAAGATGCCCGCGCACCTCATTGCTTATCATTACATCGTCGCCGGTCACCTGTTCATACGCGTCGCCGATGCGCCGGCCCTGGAAGTCCGCGCCGGCGAGATCGTGCTTTTGCCACGCAATGACGGGCACGTGCTGGGCAGCGCCCCGGGGCTCCGGCCCGTAGTCATAGATGATCAGGTGCAGGCGCCGACCGACCGGGCGCCTGCTTCATTGCGCTACGGTGGTGGTGGCGAGCCGACGCACATCGTGTGTGGCTATCTCGGCTGCGACATCCCGCACAACCCGCTGTTGAGCACCCTGCCTGAGGTACTCAAGATCGGGGTGCGCGACGGCACCGGCGGCGAGTGGGTAGAAAGTTCGGTTCGGCATGCCGTCGAGGAATTCGCGCACAGCGGCATCGGCTCGTCCGCCGTGCTTGGCAAGCTGGCCGAACTGCTGTTCGTGGACGGAGTGCGACGCTACTTGGCTACGCTGCCCGAAGGCCAGACTGGCTGGCTCGCCGGCCTACGCGACCGCATGGTTGGGCGGGCACTCGTGTTGCTGCACACCCGTTTCGCCCACCCGTGGACGACCGAGAAACTGGCGCACGAAGTGGGGCTGTCGCGCTCCGCGTTCGCCGACCGCTTCACCAGCCTGATCGGTGTACCGCCAATGCGCTATCTGACCAATTGGCGGTTGCAGTTGGCCGCCATCCGGCTGCGCGAAAGCGCCGCCTCGACGGCACAACTGGCCAGCGACGTCGGCTATGAATCGGAGGCCGCGTTCAACCGGGCGTTCAAACGGGCTTTTGGGACCACGCCGGCGGCTTGGCGCAAACACGCATGA
- a CDS encoding DUF2798 domain-containing protein — translation MTWANVGFGDEFLSRWGRGFITSLVVLPMILMCLGALERVVDKVFASMHWVARKLVVALLAAFIIESVLALVVTLINTPWGSTFGPSWWLAFSRSLPAGILIGLFMTFYMKPKLDRMSKAAKSAQA, via the coding sequence ATGACATGGGCCAATGTAGGGTTCGGCGACGAATTTCTCTCAAGATGGGGGCGAGGCTTCATCACCAGTCTGGTGGTACTTCCCATGATTCTGATGTGCCTCGGTGCACTGGAACGTGTGGTTGATAAAGTGTTCGCTTCAATGCATTGGGTGGCGCGCAAGCTCGTGGTGGCTTTGCTGGCAGCTTTCATCATAGAGAGTGTGCTGGCTTTGGTCGTGACATTGATCAATACGCCATGGGGCAGTACATTCGGCCCATCCTGGTGGCTTGCATTCAGCCGATCATTGCCAGCCGGGATACTCATCGGATTGTTTATGACCTTTTACATGAAACCGAAACTGGATCGGATGAGTAAAGCGGCGAAGTCTGCACAAGCTTGA
- a CDS encoding helix-turn-helix domain-containing protein, which translates to MDSLITASARALAAGDALGALKRVALRDDPPALALRGIAMAQLGEHPRARELLRRAARGFGAHEELARARCVVAEAEVALAMRDLGGSLHSLRALAAASATLEAHGDRANALQARLIAARRLLLLGRLDEAAAALARLDASGLPPSLVAVAELTAAELALRSLHIGAARNALARAHDAADRACVPALLAEVAEARAALDRPAARRLVAGGEQALRLDEVAALLASDALVVDACRRGLGVGTAWRPLARRPVLFALARALAEAWPGDVDREALIACAFRTRHPNESHRARLRVEIGRLRALVTTLAHIEATAGGFILRPCGECAVVVLEPPIDGDQASLVALLSDGAAWSTSALALALGASQRTVQRALVELEAAGRARSIGRARSRRWLSPPLAGFTTILLLPAALPIG; encoded by the coding sequence ATGGACTCCCTGATTACCGCCTCCGCACGCGCGCTTGCCGCCGGCGACGCGCTCGGCGCGCTCAAGCGGGTCGCCCTGCGCGACGACCCGCCGGCGCTGGCCCTGCGCGGCATCGCCATGGCCCAGCTCGGCGAGCATCCGCGCGCCCGCGAACTCTTGCGGCGCGCCGCCCGTGGCTTCGGCGCTCACGAGGAGCTGGCGCGCGCTCGCTGCGTCGTTGCGGAGGCCGAGGTGGCGCTGGCCATGCGCGATCTCGGCGGCTCTCTTCATTCCCTGCGCGCGCTGGCGGCAGCCTCGGCCACGCTCGAGGCGCATGGCGATCGCGCCAACGCGCTGCAGGCGCGGCTCATCGCGGCGCGCCGGCTCTTGCTGCTCGGTCGCCTCGACGAGGCCGCGGCTGCGCTGGCGCGGCTCGATGCGAGTGGCCTGCCGCCATCGCTGGTGGCGGTGGCCGAACTGACTGCGGCCGAGCTCGCGCTGCGCTCGCTGCATATCGGCGCGGCGCGCAACGCGCTCGCACGTGCGCACGATGCGGCCGATCGCGCATGCGTGCCGGCGCTCCTGGCCGAGGTGGCGGAGGCGCGGGCCGCGCTCGATCGTCCCGCCGCCCGACGTCTCGTCGCCGGCGGCGAGCAGGCGCTGCGCCTCGATGAGGTCGCAGCGCTCCTGGCCTCGGACGCGCTGGTGGTCGACGCCTGCCGTCGCGGGCTGGGCGTTGGCACCGCGTGGCGGCCGCTGGCGCGCCGACCGGTGCTGTTCGCGTTGGCGCGCGCGCTCGCCGAGGCGTGGCCTGGCGATGTAGATCGGGAAGCCTTGATCGCGTGCGCATTCCGCACCCGACATCCCAACGAGTCGCATCGGGCGCGCCTGCGGGTCGAGATCGGCCGTCTGCGCGCGCTCGTCACAACGCTGGCGCACATCGAGGCCACTGCGGGAGGCTTCATTCTCAGGCCGTGCGGCGAGTGTGCCGTCGTCGTGCTGGAGCCGCCCATCGACGGCGATCAGGCATCGCTGGTGGCGCTGCTTTCCGATGGCGCGGCCTGGTCGACCTCGGCTCTGGCGCTTGCCCTGGGGGCAAGTCAGCGCACCGTCCAGCGCGCGCTCGTCGAGCTTGAGGCCGCTGGACGGGCGCGCTCGATCGGGCGGGCGCGGTCGCGTCGCTGGCTGTCGCCGCCGTTGGCAGGATTCACGACGATCTTGTTACTCCCCGCTGCGCTCCCGATTGGTTAG
- a CDS encoding MarR family winged helix-turn-helix transcriptional regulator → MTALSSNATEGRRSTWGRACRITRKKDLGFALELGVCMGHEMVDNSNSIVFIVDNVNYMRTMTQTTRQDADRASTLSTFVAFMTLFGSAQQILKKRMEDQAEQGLGPLHLRALCLCLRNPGGTQQQVVQSMGRDKGQIARLVRDLEERHFLVRSPDAHDRRVWRLTVTPEGEEKCQWFTAIEAQLATDMLGGLGAKECVQLEQLLNELRGRINAVAEEE, encoded by the coding sequence ATGACGGCGCTCAGCAGCAACGCGACAGAAGGCAGGAGGAGCACATGGGGAAGGGCTTGTCGCATCACGCGAAAAAAAGATTTGGGATTTGCGCTGGAACTCGGAGTTTGCATGGGTCATGAAATGGTTGACAATAGCAACAGTATAGTTTTTATCGTTGATAATGTCAACTACATGCGAACCATGACCCAAACAACCCGCCAGGATGCCGACCGCGCCTCCACCCTTTCCACCTTCGTGGCTTTCATGACCTTGTTCGGGAGCGCCCAACAGATCTTGAAAAAACGCATGGAGGATCAAGCAGAGCAAGGACTGGGACCGCTTCATTTGCGCGCCCTATGCTTGTGCCTGCGCAACCCGGGGGGTACGCAGCAGCAGGTGGTTCAATCCATGGGGCGGGACAAAGGACAGATCGCGCGGCTGGTGCGTGATCTGGAGGAGCGCCATTTTCTCGTCCGCAGCCCGGACGCACATGACCGGCGGGTTTGGCGATTGACGGTTACTCCTGAAGGCGAGGAGAAATGCCAATGGTTCACTGCCATCGAGGCTCAATTGGCAACGGACATGCTCGGCGGGCTAGGCGCCAAAGAGTGCGTGCAGCTGGAACAATTGTTGAACGAACTGCGAGGACGGATCAACGCGGTGGCCGAAGAAGAGTGA
- a CDS encoding anti-sigma factor has protein sequence MNFIDQGEMDLLAGEYVLGVLPLADIDEFERELERNHKLAVAVALWHDRLLDVAPEPMAVEPAAGSWERIERDLPRKTIDRQPTRFWNNLFFWRASGLAGVAASIVLAIRLVSLQPEPSEMQYLAVLQAPSQGAAWLVEISSDAVHLRPLAPVTVGAGKSLQFWTKAEGATGPTSLGLVSPDRPTTIPLNRLPSLGQNQLFEVTLEPQAGSPIDRPTGPILAVGKAVRL, from the coding sequence ATGAACTTCATCGATCAAGGCGAGATGGACTTGCTGGCCGGAGAGTATGTGCTAGGCGTCCTGCCGCTTGCCGATATAGACGAGTTCGAACGGGAACTGGAGCGCAATCACAAGCTGGCTGTCGCCGTCGCCTTGTGGCATGACCGCCTGCTGGACGTTGCCCCGGAACCGATGGCCGTTGAACCTGCAGCCGGATCCTGGGAGCGCATTGAACGTGACTTGCCTCGCAAGACGATTGACCGGCAACCAACCCGCTTTTGGAACAACCTGTTTTTCTGGAGAGCGAGCGGCTTGGCTGGTGTCGCAGCTTCAATCGTGCTGGCAATACGCCTTGTGAGTTTGCAGCCGGAGCCAAGCGAAATGCAATACCTGGCGGTGCTTCAAGCGCCTAGCCAAGGCGCAGCCTGGCTGGTGGAAATAAGCTCCGATGCTGTGCATCTGCGTCCATTGGCACCGGTAACTGTTGGCGCTGGTAAATCACTCCAATTCTGGACCAAGGCAGAAGGTGCTACCGGTCCAACCTCGCTCGGCTTGGTCTCTCCAGACCGCCCTACGACCATTCCTCTCAATCGATTACCAAGCCTGGGTCAAAACCAGTTGTTCGAAGTTACCTTGGAACCTCAGGCCGGATCCCCAATCGATCGCCCCACGGGGCCGATTCTTGCCGTCGGAAAAGCTGTACGCCTCTAA
- a CDS encoding sigma-70 family RNA polymerase sigma factor has protein sequence MRSHDFDYEAQLFACARGEQAALRRLYDHESRWLLGVALRIVHRRELADEVLHEAFLQIWQKSATYNPALGSARGWIYSVVHHQAINVIRAQRSEASESDIDLENLPDNRPGLLEAYSKVREAGALHRCLELLDEQKRACILLAYVDGYSQSQIARHLACPLGTVKAWTRRGLMALKECLS, from the coding sequence ATGCGTAGTCATGACTTTGATTACGAAGCACAACTTTTTGCGTGCGCGCGTGGCGAGCAGGCGGCATTGCGTCGACTCTACGATCATGAATCGCGCTGGCTGCTAGGAGTCGCGCTACGCATTGTTCACCGGCGCGAGTTGGCTGATGAAGTACTGCATGAAGCCTTTCTTCAGATCTGGCAGAAATCGGCAACCTACAATCCGGCGCTAGGATCAGCGCGAGGCTGGATTTATAGCGTTGTGCACCATCAGGCAATCAATGTGATACGCGCCCAGCGCAGTGAAGCGTCAGAATCAGACATCGACCTGGAAAATTTACCGGACAATCGGCCGGGCCTATTGGAAGCCTATTCAAAGGTGCGAGAGGCCGGCGCGCTCCATCGATGCCTGGAACTTCTTGACGAACAGAAGCGCGCCTGCATACTACTGGCCTACGTCGATGGCTATTCGCAATCGCAAATCGCACGTCACCTGGCTTGCCCGCTAGGCACCGTGAAGGCTTGGACACGTCGCGGATTGATGGCTTTGAAGGAATGCCTGTCATGA
- a CDS encoding tetratricopeptide repeat protein: MIQYDDLNLAHSGADADSLAHYWRALRQFQCYIEDPVASTDTAIGVRPDFVMAHVLKAYLLLLGTEPETTAIARDCHATAARLSANARERGHIEAIGQLLDGKWHRAARVLEDVSIDNPCDALALQAGHVIDFYVGNSRMLRDRIARAMPAWSKTMPGYHAVLGMHAFGLEECADYARAEAMGRTAVELEPRDGWAQHAVAHVMEMQCRQADGIAWMRADPDVWSTDSFFKVHLWWHLALYHLELGEIDEVLALFDEHIYGDQSPLVLNMIDASAMLWRLHLRGIDVGQRWEAVADGWRPFTRAGNYAFNDVHAVMAFVGARRADAVEEVLDSQQAVMRGAGDNASFTREVGHPLTLALKAFGEERYNEAVHLIRPLREIAHRFGGSHAQRDLLDLTLIEAALRAGQRNLAAALCAERLALRTYSPLTRQLFARVDPLRTAA, from the coding sequence ATGATCCAGTATGACGACCTGAACCTTGCCCATTCCGGTGCGGATGCCGATAGCCTGGCCCACTACTGGCGTGCGTTACGCCAGTTCCAGTGCTACATCGAAGACCCGGTGGCCAGCACCGATACAGCCATCGGCGTCCGTCCGGATTTTGTAATGGCCCACGTGCTCAAGGCCTACCTCCTTCTCCTCGGGACCGAGCCGGAGACCACCGCAATCGCCCGTGACTGCCATGCAACGGCGGCACGTCTATCGGCCAACGCACGCGAGCGCGGCCACATCGAGGCCATCGGCCAGTTGCTCGACGGGAAATGGCATCGCGCCGCCCGGGTACTCGAAGATGTCAGCATCGACAACCCGTGCGACGCGCTCGCGCTGCAAGCCGGGCATGTGATCGACTTCTACGTGGGCAATTCGCGCATGTTGCGAGACCGGATCGCCCGCGCCATGCCGGCGTGGTCGAAGACAATGCCTGGCTACCATGCAGTACTCGGCATGCACGCTTTTGGCCTTGAAGAATGTGCTGATTATGCCCGCGCCGAGGCCATGGGCCGCACAGCGGTCGAACTTGAGCCGCGCGACGGTTGGGCACAGCATGCGGTGGCGCACGTGATGGAAATGCAGTGCCGTCAGGCCGACGGAATCGCCTGGATGCGCGCCGACCCGGATGTCTGGTCGACCGACAGCTTCTTCAAGGTGCACCTGTGGTGGCATCTGGCGCTCTACCACCTCGAACTGGGTGAGATCGACGAGGTGCTGGCCTTGTTCGACGAACACATTTACGGTGATCAATCCCCCTTGGTACTGAACATGATCGATGCCTCTGCCATGTTGTGGCGCCTTCACCTACGCGGTATCGATGTCGGCCAGCGCTGGGAGGCGGTGGCCGACGGCTGGCGGCCATTTACCCGTGCCGGCAACTACGCCTTCAACGATGTGCACGCGGTGATGGCTTTCGTTGGTGCGCGGCGCGCTGATGCCGTCGAAGAGGTGCTCGATTCGCAGCAGGCGGTGATGCGCGGCGCTGGCGACAACGCAAGCTTCACCCGCGAGGTCGGTCATCCGCTGACGCTGGCGCTAAAGGCCTTCGGCGAGGAGCGCTACAACGAAGCGGTGCACCTGATCCGCCCGTTGCGCGAAATCGCCCACCGCTTCGGCGGCAGCCACGCCCAGCGCGATCTGCTTGACCTGACCCTGATCGAGGCTGCGCTGCGGGCTGGGCAGCGCAATCTGGCCGCGGCGCTGTGTGCCGAGCGCCTTGCCTTGCGTACGTACAGCCCGCTGACGCGGCAACTCTTCGCCCGCGTGGACCCGTTGCGCACTGCGGCCTGA
- a CDS encoding DUF899 domain-containing protein has protein sequence MNTPTSEVSAVNHPVVSSERWVSERKALLAREKELMRLHDQIARERRALPWERVEKDYVFDAPEGRRTLSDLFEGRRQLLVQHFMFGPGWEQGCPSCSFMADHTDGMNVHLEHRDITLVAISRAPLADIERFRRRMGWQFRWVSSHDSDFNHDFCVSFTPEEQAKGEVCYNYDMRPFPSEEAPGISVFYKDKDGEGEVFHTYSTYGRGVEVMMGAYKLMDLTPRGRDENDVPNKMEWVRHHDRYEPAPAAGSCCHSRDMHS, from the coding sequence ATGAACACCCCCACTTCCGAAGTGAGCGCCGTCAACCATCCTGTCGTGTCGAGTGAGCGATGGGTGAGCGAGCGCAAGGCGCTGCTGGCGCGCGAAAAGGAGCTGATGCGCCTGCATGACCAGATTGCCCGCGAGCGCCGCGCGCTGCCGTGGGAGCGCGTCGAGAAGGACTATGTCTTCGACGCACCGGAGGGCCGGCGCACACTCTCCGACCTGTTCGAAGGCCGCCGCCAACTGCTGGTGCAGCACTTCATGTTCGGCCCGGGTTGGGAGCAGGGTTGCCCGAGCTGCTCTTTCATGGCGGACCACACCGACGGCATGAACGTGCATCTGGAGCATCGCGACATCACACTCGTGGCCATTTCGCGCGCACCGCTGGCCGACATCGAGCGATTTCGCCGGCGCATGGGCTGGCAGTTCAGGTGGGTGTCCTCGCATGACAGCGATTTCAACCACGACTTCTGCGTCAGCTTCACGCCGGAAGAACAGGCCAAGGGCGAGGTCTGCTACAACTATGACATGCGGCCCTTCCCGAGCGAAGAGGCGCCCGGCATCAGCGTGTTCTACAAGGACAAGGACGGTGAGGGCGAAGTCTTCCACACCTACTCGACCTATGGCCGCGGCGTGGAGGTCATGATGGGCGCGTACAAGCTGATGGACCTCACGCCCAGGGGCCGCGACGAGAACGACGTGCCGAACAAAATGGAGTGGGTGCGCCACCACGACCGCTACGAGCCGGCGCCGGCGGCCGGTTCGTGCTGTCATTCACGCGACATGCATTCCTGA